One Polaribacter reichenbachii genomic window, ATCTGCAAGTTCTTGCACCTCTGTAAGGTTTACTGGACTTCCACCAGTAATAACTGCTACAATTGGTTTTTTATCCTCTGAATTTCTATCTGCGGTTTTACGAAGTTCTCTTAAATAATTTATTTGATTTTCTGGCAAGTTGTAATCCAACCTATCTCCTGCTGTTGAAGAATCTAAAGAATCTCCTTCTTCACCTTCTAACTGGCTTGAAACTCCTAAAACAACAATAGTTACATCACTATTTCCTGCATGACCAGTTGCATAATTTATTGGATTTATAGAAGGCTTATTAAGCATTGCTCCTAATCTGTATTGTAGTTGACTCGTTGGCTCAATAGCATTACTAATTCCCTCTAGAATACTAACCATATTTGAGTTTACACCATAATAATTACCTAAAAGTATTTCAATACTAGCAGCATTTGGACCAGTAACAAAATATTTTGACAAATTATTTTTTAATGGTAAAATTCCGTTGTTTTTTAAAAGAACAAAGCTTTTTTGTGCCACCTCTTTAGACAATGCTCTGTGAGATTCATTATTAACAATATCAATTGAAATATCATCAAAGGGATTACTTCCTTTAGGGTCAAATAACCCTAGCTTAAATCTAGTTTTCAATAATATTTCTAACTGTTCATCTATTTCTTTTTCTGTGATTAATCCTTCTTTTACAGCATCATTCAAAGCAGTATACGTATTACCACAATTAAGACTTACACCACTTTTTACTGCCAATGCAGCCGCTTGAACTTTAGTTTTAACTACTCCATGACCTCCTTCATTTGGCTGTTTATAATAATCTACCAACGCACTACAATCAGTTAATACATGTCCTTCAAAACCCCATTTATTTTTAAGAACATCAGTGATTAGGTAATTATTAGAGCAACAAGCTTCTCCATTAGTTTGGTTATAAGCACACATTACAGATTCTACTTTTGCATCTACTAATGCTTCAAATGCAGGTAAATATGTTTCCCATAAATCTTTTTGATTTACGACTGCATTAAATTCGTGTCTCACTTTTTCAGGCCCACTATGTACCGCAAAATGTTTTGCACACGCAGCTGTTTTTAAATACTCAGGATTATTACCTTGCAATCCTTTAACAAAAGAAACACCTATTAAAGAAGTCAAAAAAGGATCTTCACCAAAAGTTTCTTGTCCACGTCCCCATCTTGGGTCTCTAAAAATATTGACATTTGGACTCCAAAATGTTAAACCATTATATTGATTATAATAACCTTTTTTTGAAGTTGCGTTATAGATTGCTCTTGCCTCATCAGAAATAACAGATGAAACTTTATAAGCTAAATCTTTATCAAATGTAGCACCTAACCCAATAGCTTGTGGAAAAATTGTTGCAGCACAAGTTCTTCCAACTCCATGCAAAGCCTCATTCCAGTAATCATATGCTGGTATACCAAGTCTACTTACAGCTGGTGTTCCATTCATCATTTGGTCTATCTTCTCTTCAAGTGTTAATCTTGATATTAAATCTAAAACCCTTTCTTCTACAGATAAGCTAGTGTCGTAAAAAGGAAATAAAATTATGACGTTTTTTGAATCAGAATTTATTATATTTAAATCTTCTTTATTTGGAACATTATTTTCCTGACAAGCAATAAATATCAAAGAGATTGCTAAAATATATCTTAGGTAGTGTTTCATAGTATGTTAAAATCTTTAAATCGAGGTAATGATTTCTTAATTAAAAAAAAGGATTAATAGTTTACGCAACCGGTTGCAATTTAAAATTATTTTGTTAAATTTACAACTTATTAACTCTTTTATTTGGGTTAATTCAAAAACAGGTACTATTAAATGAGTACTATTTAAAATTTCTAAATAATTAACAATGATTAAAACCTTTTATAAAACCTTATTAATTTGTTTGTTTTTATCAATACATAATATTTGTTCTGCAAATGACGGTTATAAGCTATGGCTTCAGTATAATTATATAGAAGATAGTGATATAAGAGATAACTATTTATCACATTTAAATTCTGTTCAATATTTTGGAGATTCTGAAACGATAAATGTAATTAAAGAAGAGATTTCTTTAGCTATGAAAAGCCTTTTTGGCAATGATTATTTAAAAAACATTAACAAAAACGGTCTAATAATAGGAGCGACGTCAAATTTAAATACAAAGATACTTAAGAAGTTAAAAAATGAAATTAGTAACATTCAAAAAGATGGTTTTGTTATTAAGCAAGTAAAAATTGGTGGAATAAAACAAATTGTTATTACAGCTAAAACAGACATTGGTGTTTTATATGGAACTTTTAATTTTTTAAAACGATTACAAACACATCAATCAATTGATAAAATTAATGTTATTGATTTTCCTAAGGTAGATATAAGAATGTTAAATCATTGGGATAATTTAGATAGAACAGTTGAACGTGGTTATTCTGGTTTTTCAATTTGGGATTGGCATCGTTTACCTAATTACATAGATACAAGGTATAAAGATTACGCAAGAGCAAATGCTTCTATAGGTATTAATGGTACAGCTTTAACTAATGTAAATTCAAACGCACTTATTTTAACTCCACATTACATAGAAAAGGTAAAAGCAATTGCAGATGTTTTTCGCCCTTATG contains:
- a CDS encoding glycoside hydrolase family 3 C-terminal domain-containing protein, coding for MKHYLRYILAISLIFIACQENNVPNKEDLNIINSDSKNVIILFPFYDTSLSVEERVLDLISRLTLEEKIDQMMNGTPAVSRLGIPAYDYWNEALHGVGRTCAATIFPQAIGLGATFDKDLAYKVSSVISDEARAIYNATSKKGYYNQYNGLTFWSPNVNIFRDPRWGRGQETFGEDPFLTSLIGVSFVKGLQGNNPEYLKTAACAKHFAVHSGPEKVRHEFNAVVNQKDLWETYLPAFEALVDAKVESVMCAYNQTNGEACCSNNYLITDVLKNKWGFEGHVLTDCSALVDYYKQPNEGGHGVVKTKVQAAALAVKSGVSLNCGNTYTALNDAVKEGLITEKEIDEQLEILLKTRFKLGLFDPKGSNPFDDISIDIVNNESHRALSKEVAQKSFVLLKNNGILPLKNNLSKYFVTGPNAASIEILLGNYYGVNSNMVSILEGISNAIEPTSQLQYRLGAMLNKPSINPINYATGHAGNSDVTIVVLGVSSQLEGEEGDSLDSSTAGDRLDYNLPENQINYLRELRKTADRNSEDKKPIVAVITGGSPVNLTEVQELADAVLFVWYPGEEGGNAVADVLFGAISPSGRLPITFPKSLDQLPPYEDYSMKGRTYKYMNKEPLYPFGYGLSYANFKYSNIKTSKQKLTKEEKIILSVNIKNDSSIEADEIVQLYISDVEASVNTPNYQLIGVKRVTFKENESREVNFELSPNAFEIVNNEGERIIESGEFKIYIGGSSPMTRSDQLGMPKMQELSVYVN